From Methanobacterium congolense, one genomic window encodes:
- a CDS encoding VPA1262 family N-terminal domain-containing protein produces the protein MGISEIKNDFDLLIEEGSIAFYRTAEITVVFLSVRGDLINVFTRITFEESGDTYTTKFMTQKLEKINDDISLGIIQQKVSLDNVKSAFERLMDLNEWVIDGRNIEIDTLRVVDKVLVPSSLGVKVNTALKSAENDSYIIEFFSEEVNILNSYLTDVEYIKMYKLIKNVINIDFKFLKDRIGNIIFQFPITLIKTNIKFLSDQVQIEANWHPTLKKIPEVEIFAYIICDDNIVGSAAYSGPLNAKKILECGNSDGNPVIFIKKKDNNLFLSFCDNFALNLRADIKLNLRKVRTLVGEDPINLYRFEPGFRMGILTEPYIKRIKERKYDELTDSLIKEKKFVEYSVDGTDEHERALSDIRSIIKNNCENGVYLWDPYADAQDILDTLYHCPCYNSELKVITSSKARYKTTAEDWAKQQINILKSNSDQKGINLEVRCQESGGEFHDRFLIFPGNNYDKPRVWALGCSINSIGNSHGILIEVKNAQNILDAFNDQWKKLDKDVIWKYP, from the coding sequence ATGGGAATATCTGAAATTAAAAATGATTTTGATCTGTTAATAGAAGAAGGTAGCATTGCTTTTTATAGAACTGCTGAGATAACCGTTGTATTTCTCAGTGTGAGGGGTGATCTCATAAATGTTTTTACTAGGATAACTTTCGAAGAAAGTGGAGACACTTACACGACAAAATTTATGACTCAAAAGTTAGAAAAAATTAATGATGATATTTCTTTAGGAATAATCCAGCAAAAAGTTAGTTTAGATAATGTAAAATCTGCTTTTGAACGTTTAATGGATTTAAATGAATGGGTAATTGATGGTAGAAATATTGAAATTGATACTTTAAGAGTTGTAGATAAAGTTTTAGTTCCATCTTCCTTAGGTGTTAAGGTAAATACTGCACTTAAATCTGCTGAAAATGACTCTTATATAATAGAATTTTTTTCTGAAGAAGTTAATATCTTAAATAGTTATTTAACTGATGTTGAATACATTAAAATGTATAAATTAATAAAAAATGTAATAAATATTGATTTTAAATTTCTCAAGGACAGAATTGGAAACATTATATTTCAGTTTCCAATAACTTTGATTAAAACAAATATCAAATTTTTGTCAGATCAAGTCCAAATAGAAGCAAATTGGCACCCCACCTTGAAGAAAATTCCTGAAGTTGAAATATTTGCATATATAATATGTGATGATAACATTGTTGGATCTGCAGCATATTCAGGTCCTCTCAATGCAAAAAAAATTCTTGAATGTGGTAACAGTGATGGAAATCCAGTAATTTTCATTAAAAAAAAGGATAATAACCTATTTTTATCTTTTTGTGATAATTTTGCTTTGAACCTTAGAGCAGATATTAAATTAAATTTGAGAAAAGTCAGAACTTTAGTGGGTGAAGATCCTATTAATTTATATAGATTTGAACCGGGTTTTAGGATGGGTATCTTAACTGAACCCTATATAAAACGAATTAAAGAAAGAAAATATGATGAATTAACAGATTCATTAATAAAAGAAAAAAAGTTCGTTGAATATAGTGTTGATGGAACTGATGAGCATGAAAGGGCTTTATCAGACATTAGAAGTATTATAAAAAATAATTGTGAAAATGGAGTTTATCTTTGGGATCCATATGCTGATGCGCAAGATATTCTAGATACTCTTTATCATTGTCCTTGTTATAATAGTGAATTAAAGGTTATAACCTCTTCAAAAGCCAGATATAAAACAACTGCTGAAGATTGGGCTAAACAACAGATTAATATTCTTAAATCTAATTCTGACCAAAAAGGAATCAATTTAGAGGTTAGATGTCAAGAAAGTGGCGGAGAATTTCATGACAGGTTCTTAATATTTCCGGGAAATAACTATGATAAACCACGAGTATGGGCCCTTGGATGTTCTATAAATTCTATTGGAAACTCCCATGGTATCTTAATTGAAGTGAAAAATGCTCAGAACATATTAGATGCTTTCAATGATCAATGGAAAAAATTAGATAAAGATGTTATTTGGAAATATCCTTAA
- a CDS encoding roadblock/LC7 domain-containing protein — protein sequence MGIREDVGRILNELLERAPGDVTGAALLRPDGLMIASVLSQDTDEKRLAAMGAAIVGTSQRTCDELSRGDLNEIIIEGSTGKATFSFAGTKGILAVLSPKEVNLGLVLMEIERTSESIAKAME from the coding sequence ATGGGAATTCGTGAAGATGTTGGCAGAATACTGAATGAACTACTTGAAAGAGCACCAGGAGACGTTACTGGAGCAGCACTACTAAGACCAGACGGATTAATGATAGCATCAGTACTATCACAGGACACAGACGAAAAAAGACTAGCAGCAATGGGAGCAGCAATCGTAGGTACATCACAGAGAACCTGCGACGAACTAAGCAGAGGAGACCTAAACGAAATAATAATCGAAGGAAGCACAGGAAAAGCAACCTTCTCATTCGCAGGAACCAAAGGAATCCTAGCAGTACTATCCCCAAAAGAAGTAAACCTAGGACTAGTCCTAATGGAAATCGAAAGAACATCCGAATCAATAGCAAAAGCAATGGAGTAA
- a CDS encoding GTP-binding protein, producing the protein METNKTKSMLKIVVFGALDAGKTTFVETLSGKELLIKGEYGRITNSFDFVQLDHEDYFIQLFATPGHRRFSFMWPTIATGMHGAIFLIDSTVGISPVDKELIEFIDNYKVPYVVATNKDDLVHLPPELVREELKLSDDVPIINTSSVIKQNLDTVMNTLINKITDINNK; encoded by the coding sequence ATGGAAACAAACAAAACAAAAAGCATGCTGAAGATCGTTGTTTTTGGTGCCCTGGATGCAGGTAAAACCACCTTCGTTGAAACCCTGAGTGGAAAGGAGCTTCTTATCAAGGGGGAGTACGGAAGAATAACCAACAGTTTCGACTTCGTGCAGCTGGATCATGAGGATTACTTCATTCAGCTCTTTGCAACACCAGGACACAGAAGATTTTCATTCATGTGGCCCACCATCGCAACAGGTATGCATGGAGCCATATTTTTAATTGATTCAACAGTTGGTATATCCCCAGTTGACAAGGAACTCATAGAATTCATAGACAACTACAAGGTACCCTACGTGGTTGCAACCAACAAGGATGACCTCGTTCATCTGCCTCCTGAACTTGTGAGGGAAGAGTTAAAACTTTCAGATGACGTTCCAATAATAAATACATCATCAGTTATAAAGCAGAATCTTGATACTGTGATGAATACACTTATAAATAAAATAACAGATATTAATAATAAATGA
- a CDS encoding TrmB family transcriptional regulator, with protein sequence MIQNSLLPTLQKLGLTYYEAKAYLSLMTLGVAKPSAIAEESGVPRTKIYEVLKKLEKDKWVNIENSRPATVTPTYPRKVLEERKLRFNHEIDSLANELTMIYDDVIQKETTKIRVVHSPESIKQMEVDILENAKNRIVAMGSLYLPGELETLKGPLLRAKDRGVSVRLIANPMNDFDKEIVNGFNEFVDVKVGHPYGIKTLMVDYREIIMILAKVKNGFSTLMML encoded by the coding sequence ATGATTCAGAACAGTTTATTACCTACTTTACAAAAGTTGGGTCTTACGTATTATGAAGCAAAGGCTTACCTATCACTAATGACGTTGGGTGTGGCTAAACCATCTGCAATTGCGGAAGAATCAGGTGTTCCCCGCACAAAGATATATGAAGTGCTTAAAAAGCTTGAAAAGGATAAATGGGTAAACATTGAAAACAGCAGACCTGCTACAGTAACGCCAACCTATCCCAGAAAGGTTTTGGAGGAACGTAAGCTGAGATTCAACCATGAAATAGACAGCCTGGCCAATGAACTGACCATGATCTACGATGATGTGATCCAGAAGGAGACCACGAAGATCAGGGTTGTGCACTCTCCAGAGAGTATCAAACAGATGGAAGTGGATATTCTGGAAAATGCTAAAAATAGAATAGTGGCCATGGGAAGTCTTTACCTTCCCGGAGAACTGGAAACCTTGAAGGGTCCCCTTTTAAGGGCTAAGGACAGAGGTGTAAGTGTTCGTTTAATTGCAAATCCCATGAACGATTTTGATAAAGAAATTGTGAATGGTTTCAATGAGTTTGTTGATGTGAAGGTAGGACATCCATACGGCATCAAGACACTAATGGTGGACTACCGCGAAATTATAATGATACTGGCCAAAGTTAAAAATGGGTTCTCAACCTTGATGATGTTATAG